One segment of Oreochromis niloticus isolate F11D_XX linkage group LG8, O_niloticus_UMD_NMBU, whole genome shotgun sequence DNA contains the following:
- the myoz1b gene encoding myozenin-1b isoform X4 — protein sequence MSLTTPAPSNKGNKANKIITDLSNISQNDDETDPEASEFDLGTKIKAPKDVMLEELSLLKNKGSKMFKMRQQRVEKFIVTNENMNLQNLIMSPPPVPPKPEMPKEEIKETVDEEVEKQKKRKEYVRTYISPWERAMKDNEELKATMKPCMPGPIQRHPDLPQYKSFNRMALPYGGYDKASKLLTFELPELNVATEEPEPLPTLQPDIRSRPSFNRTPIGWVCSEDNSHIHTDLEIPFDGETDDL from the exons ATGTCCCTCACAACTCCTGCCCCTTCTAACAAGGGAAACAAGGCCAACAAAATCATCACTGACCTGTCCAACATCAGCCAGAATg ACGATGAGACAGACCCTGAGGCCTCTGAGTTCGATCTGGGTACCAAGATCAAGGCACCCAAAGATGTGATGCTGGAAGAGCTCTCCCTGCTCAAGAACAAGGGGTCCAAGATGTTCAAGATGAGGCAGCAGAGAGTCGAGAAGTTCATCGTGACCAACGAGAACATG AACCTTCAGAACCTTATCATGTCCCCTCCCCCTGTTCCACCAAAGCCTGAGATGCCAAAGGAAGAAA TAAAGGAGACTGTGGATGAGGAGGtggagaagcagaagaagaggaaggagtATGTACGCACTTACATATCCCCATGGGAACGGGCCATGAAGGACAACGAGGAGCTGAAAGCCACGATGAAGCCTTGCATGCCTGGACCCATCCAGAGACACCCAGACCTACCTCAGTACAAGAGCTTCAACAG GATGGCACTGCCATACGGTGGTTATGACAAGGCATCCAAGTTGCTGACCTTTGAGCTTCCAGAGCTCAATGTTGCCACCGAGGAGCCTGAACCTCTGCCCACACTGCAGCCCGACATTCGCTCGCGCCCCTCGTTCAACCGCACGCCCATCGGCTGGGTCTGCAGTGAAGACaactcacacatccacacagaTCTTGAGATCCCCTTTGACGGAGAGACAGATGACCTGTGA
- the myoz1b gene encoding myozenin-1b isoform X1, with product MSLTTPAPSNKGNKANKIITDLSNISQNDDETDPEASEFDLGTKIKAPKDVMLEELSLLKNKGSKMFKMRQQRVEKFIVTNENMQNLQNLIMSPPPVPPKPEMPKEEIVKETVDEEVEKQKKRKEYVRTYISPWERAMKDNEELKATMKPCMPGPIQRHPDLPQYKSFNRMALPYGGYDKASKLLTFELPELNVATEEPEPLPTLQPDIRSRPSFNRTPIGWVCSEDNSHIHTDLEIPFDGETDDL from the exons ATGTCCCTCACAACTCCTGCCCCTTCTAACAAGGGAAACAAGGCCAACAAAATCATCACTGACCTGTCCAACATCAGCCAGAATg ACGATGAGACAGACCCTGAGGCCTCTGAGTTCGATCTGGGTACCAAGATCAAGGCACCCAAAGATGTGATGCTGGAAGAGCTCTCCCTGCTCAAGAACAAGGGGTCCAAGATGTTCAAGATGAGGCAGCAGAGAGTCGAGAAGTTCATCGTGACCAACGAGAACATG CAGAACCTTCAGAACCTTATCATGTCCCCTCCCCCTGTTCCACCAAAGCCTGAGATGCCAAAGGAAGAAA TAGTAAAGGAGACTGTGGATGAGGAGGtggagaagcagaagaagaggaaggagtATGTACGCACTTACATATCCCCATGGGAACGGGCCATGAAGGACAACGAGGAGCTGAAAGCCACGATGAAGCCTTGCATGCCTGGACCCATCCAGAGACACCCAGACCTACCTCAGTACAAGAGCTTCAACAG GATGGCACTGCCATACGGTGGTTATGACAAGGCATCCAAGTTGCTGACCTTTGAGCTTCCAGAGCTCAATGTTGCCACCGAGGAGCCTGAACCTCTGCCCACACTGCAGCCCGACATTCGCTCGCGCCCCTCGTTCAACCGCACGCCCATCGGCTGGGTCTGCAGTGAAGACaactcacacatccacacagaTCTTGAGATCCCCTTTGACGGAGAGACAGATGACCTGTGA
- the myoz1b gene encoding myozenin-1b isoform X3: MSLTTPAPSNKGNKANKIITDLSNISQNDDETDPEASEFDLGTKIKAPKDVMLEELSLLKNKGSKMFKMRQQRVEKFIVTNENMNLQNLIMSPPPVPPKPEMPKEEIVKETVDEEVEKQKKRKEYVRTYISPWERAMKDNEELKATMKPCMPGPIQRHPDLPQYKSFNRMALPYGGYDKASKLLTFELPELNVATEEPEPLPTLQPDIRSRPSFNRTPIGWVCSEDNSHIHTDLEIPFDGETDDL; encoded by the exons ATGTCCCTCACAACTCCTGCCCCTTCTAACAAGGGAAACAAGGCCAACAAAATCATCACTGACCTGTCCAACATCAGCCAGAATg ACGATGAGACAGACCCTGAGGCCTCTGAGTTCGATCTGGGTACCAAGATCAAGGCACCCAAAGATGTGATGCTGGAAGAGCTCTCCCTGCTCAAGAACAAGGGGTCCAAGATGTTCAAGATGAGGCAGCAGAGAGTCGAGAAGTTCATCGTGACCAACGAGAACATG AACCTTCAGAACCTTATCATGTCCCCTCCCCCTGTTCCACCAAAGCCTGAGATGCCAAAGGAAGAAA TAGTAAAGGAGACTGTGGATGAGGAGGtggagaagcagaagaagaggaaggagtATGTACGCACTTACATATCCCCATGGGAACGGGCCATGAAGGACAACGAGGAGCTGAAAGCCACGATGAAGCCTTGCATGCCTGGACCCATCCAGAGACACCCAGACCTACCTCAGTACAAGAGCTTCAACAG GATGGCACTGCCATACGGTGGTTATGACAAGGCATCCAAGTTGCTGACCTTTGAGCTTCCAGAGCTCAATGTTGCCACCGAGGAGCCTGAACCTCTGCCCACACTGCAGCCCGACATTCGCTCGCGCCCCTCGTTCAACCGCACGCCCATCGGCTGGGTCTGCAGTGAAGACaactcacacatccacacagaTCTTGAGATCCCCTTTGACGGAGAGACAGATGACCTGTGA
- the myoz1b gene encoding myozenin-1b isoform X2, with the protein MSLTTPAPSNKGNKANKIITDLSNISQNDDETDPEASEFDLGTKIKAPKDVMLEELSLLKNKGSKMFKMRQQRVEKFIVTNENMQNLQNLIMSPPPVPPKPEMPKEEIKETVDEEVEKQKKRKEYVRTYISPWERAMKDNEELKATMKPCMPGPIQRHPDLPQYKSFNRMALPYGGYDKASKLLTFELPELNVATEEPEPLPTLQPDIRSRPSFNRTPIGWVCSEDNSHIHTDLEIPFDGETDDL; encoded by the exons ATGTCCCTCACAACTCCTGCCCCTTCTAACAAGGGAAACAAGGCCAACAAAATCATCACTGACCTGTCCAACATCAGCCAGAATg ACGATGAGACAGACCCTGAGGCCTCTGAGTTCGATCTGGGTACCAAGATCAAGGCACCCAAAGATGTGATGCTGGAAGAGCTCTCCCTGCTCAAGAACAAGGGGTCCAAGATGTTCAAGATGAGGCAGCAGAGAGTCGAGAAGTTCATCGTGACCAACGAGAACATG CAGAACCTTCAGAACCTTATCATGTCCCCTCCCCCTGTTCCACCAAAGCCTGAGATGCCAAAGGAAGAAA TAAAGGAGACTGTGGATGAGGAGGtggagaagcagaagaagaggaaggagtATGTACGCACTTACATATCCCCATGGGAACGGGCCATGAAGGACAACGAGGAGCTGAAAGCCACGATGAAGCCTTGCATGCCTGGACCCATCCAGAGACACCCAGACCTACCTCAGTACAAGAGCTTCAACAG GATGGCACTGCCATACGGTGGTTATGACAAGGCATCCAAGTTGCTGACCTTTGAGCTTCCAGAGCTCAATGTTGCCACCGAGGAGCCTGAACCTCTGCCCACACTGCAGCCCGACATTCGCTCGCGCCCCTCGTTCAACCGCACGCCCATCGGCTGGGTCTGCAGTGAAGACaactcacacatccacacagaTCTTGAGATCCCCTTTGACGGAGAGACAGATGACCTGTGA